The genomic interval TGCTGAAGAAAAAAGGAGAATGGCTATGCGTTCAATTGCTCTCGCGCTGTTGTCGCTGTTTTTAACGGGCTGTCAGATCAATCCTTACACCTTCCAGCCCGACTGGACCAGTCCATCCTGGTTTGATGCTGGTAAAGAAGACGCCATGAATGGCCTGCCGGTTAAAGATAACCAGACCCTGGCCGATAGTTTTAACGACACCCACGTTGATCGTAGTGAATATCTTCGCGGCTATGCCGATGGTCAGAAGAAAGTCTGTGAAGAGGGGTTTATTCATGCCTGGGGATTAGCCGGCAAATCGTTCCCTGCCAGTTGCGATACAACCGAAAACGCGGCAAAACTGCGCGCGTCATGGCAGAAAGGAATGGATGAAAGTATGCGTTCCAGCAGACTGAATTAAGTCTATTTTTATCCACCGAAAAATAAACAACTGTAGGATTTAGCTTAGGTCGGCCTCATGCTATTTCTGACATAATGACGGCCCTGATAAACAATGGTATTCTGCCCGCAACTCTTAAGGACATCTATTTCCGGAGCGATGTGGCGGATTCTGGTGAGAAATTTATTCTTGATCTCTTTTTTCCGACTCACTCTGGTGCTAACGCTGTTCCTTATGATGGGCCCTGCGGCGGCAGGCACGCTTACGGAGACGGATAAATCGGTACGCTCGATTGTCTCAGGCATTGTGAGCTATACGCGATGGCCGTCACTATCCGGGCAGCCCAGACTTTGCGTCTATGCCACTTCTCACTATACGCACGCGCTCAGCGGCGACGAAGGGCACAACGAGTTACCCTATACTCCCGTTATTGTACGTAACGATCGGGAAGCCCTGGCCGCTACGTGCGATGCGATTTATTTCGGGTCTGAATCACCGGCAAAACAACTTGAATTAATAAGTCAATATCAGGGCAGAGCGTTGCTATTAATCTCAGAGCAAAATCCGGAATGTGTAATTGGCAGTGCCTTTTGCCTGATAATCGATCGCGGCCAGGTACGGTTCTCCGTCAACCTGGATGCGTTGACGCGCAGTGGCGTAAGAGTCAATCCGGATGTATTAATGCTGGCACGGAATAAGCAGCATGGATAAAGATTTCACTTCAACGCCGCGTCCGACGTTTAAAAGAACGTTGAGGCGAAACAGCATGATAAGCGTCATTATCACAATGACGTTAATATGGCTGTTACTCTGTTTTGCATCCGTCGTGACGTTAAAACAATATGCGCAAAAGAATCTAGAATTAACCGGCGCCACAATGAGTCACAGCCTGGAAGCCTCGCTGGTATTCAACGACTCGCTGGCGGCCAACGAAACGCTTGCAGCCCTGGGCAAACAGGGGCAGTTTGCCGTGGCCGAGGTTATCAACGCGCATAAAAAGCGGTTTGCCTACTGGTCCTGGAACCCGGAGGATAACAACGATACGCTGGGCGCACTGGTCAGCCGCTGGCTTTTCCCCGTACCGATTGCGCAGCCTGTCATGCATAACGGCGCAACGATCGGCGAAATTCGCCTTACCGCGCGTGACAGTTTGATCGGCCACTTCATCTGGACGTCGTTTGCCGTACTTACCGGCTGTATTCTCTTTGCCGCTGTCGTTGCGCTCATCATTACCCAGTCTTTGCATCACGGGATGGTCACGGCCCTGCAAAACATTACAGACGTCGTGCATGACGTTCGCACTAACCGCAACTTCTCCCGCCGGGTGAAAGACGGGCGTATCGAAGAGTTTCACCAGTTTGGTGAAGACTTCAACAGCCTTCTGGATGAAATGGAAGAGTGGCAGCTGAAGCTCCAGGCGAAAAACGCTCAGCTGTTGCGTACCGCCATGCATGACCCGCTCACCGGTCTTGCCAACCGCGCTGCGTTTCGTAACAGCATTTCGGCCTTAATGAACGACCCTTCGGCCAAAACAAACTCGGCCCTGCTCTTCCTCGACGGTGATAATTTTAAGTTTATTAACGACACCTGGGGTCACGCGGCAGGAGACTGCGTGCTGATCGAAGTCGCCAGCAGGATGATGGAGTTTGGCGACAAACGTCATCAGTCCTATCGCCTCGGCGGTGATGAATTTGCCATGGTGCTGTACGGCGTGCACTCCGAGCTTGAGGTTCAACACATTTGTGCTGCGCTATCGCAGCAGTTTATCCGTCCGTTTGATCTTCATAACGGACAAAAAGCATCAATGTCACTCAGCATTGGCTTTGCTCTGGCGTGGGAAAATGCTTCTGTGGAAGCATTACTGGAGAGGGCTGACCGCAATATGTACCAGGTTAAAAACCAGCGTACGAAAACAATAAGTTAGAAAGGATACACTATGTTAAAACGTTACTTCGCGCCGTTAGTACTGGCCTCACTGGTTCTGGCAGGCTGCCAGTCGCCGCCGGAAGGCAAATTCACTCCTGAGCAAATTGCGGCGATGAAGTCTTACGGTTTTAACGAACTGAACGGTGACTGGTCGCTTGGCATGTCGGACACCATCCTGTTTGCTAAAAATGACGCCAGACTGCGTTCTGAGAGTGAAACGCAGATCCAGTCCATGGCCTCTCGCCTGGCGGAAACAGGCCTGACCCATGCGCGAATGGACGGTCACACGGATAATTACGGTGAAGAAAGCTACAACGAAGCGCTGTCGTTAAAACGCGCCAATGCCGTGGCCGAAGCCTGGTCGAAGGGTGCAAATATCCCACGCAGCAATCTCACCACGCGGGGGTTAGGTCAAAAATACCCGGTTGCGAGCAACAGCACCCCGCAAGGGCGCGCTGAAAACCGCCGCGTCGCGGTGGTGATCAGCACGCCATAGGATTATTTAGCGGATGATTCGGCGAGCGTCACCCTGGCTGCCGCTCGCCAGCGCAGCCAGTCCACCAGAACAAACAGCGCCAGGCTCACGCCCATGACCGGCAGGGCCAGCCCCAGCAGTACGCTGATTATCAGCGTAACCCCTCTTCCCCACCCTGACAGCGCCAGCCAGCTCTGACAAAGCGTCTGTACCGGACTTACTGCCGACTGTGCCGGACGACGCATCCACCACATCCGGTAACCCCATATGATGAGCACGCACAGGGCGAGGCCGAACGCCACGAGCAGCAGCTGATTCACCAGCCCGAATAAGATCCCCATATGGAAATCCACGCCCCAGCGGGTCAGTTTTGCCATTAACGGAAAATCCTCGAATCGGGTTCTGTCCAGGACCTGCATCGTATGTGGATCAACCGCCACGGCGTCCACCTGGGTCGGCCAGCTGCGATCGATTTCCGTCACCGTCCAGCCGCGATCCGCCGTTTTCGCCGGGCGGATCTCCAGCCTGTTGGCATCAATCCCTGCGTTACGCGCAGCGCTTAACACCCCATCAAACCGCGTCAAATCCATCGCCATTTCCGGCATCATCATTCCGCCGTGATGACCTCTATGTTCGGCATGTTCATCCACAATCTCATGTTGGCCGGAAAGCGTCGTGTTCACCTGCGGGGTTAGCCAGTTCATCTCAGCCCGCAGCTTATCAACGTTCCCCCCAGCCCACTGAGACCAGGTCAGGCCGGTTGCTGAGAACAGCAGCATTCCACCCAGCAGACTCCAGCCCAGCGTCACGTGCACCCGACGCCGGTTCTGGAAGCGATTGTTGATCCGCCGCTTGGGTCGGGTATAAAACCACAGGACAATACCGCCCAGCGCGGCTACCCACATCCACGAGGCCGCAAGCTCGCTGTAAAGGCGCCCAATGTCGCCCAGCATCAGGGACGTATGCAGGTAATCAATGGTCTGACGCAGGGGTAAAATCCCGCTGGTGCCGTATACCGTCAGATCTCCCAGCACCGCCAGGCTTACCGGATCAATAAAGATAGCCCGGTTCTCCGATGGCCCAAGTTTCGGGTCAGCAAACATCACGCGGGTGGTTTCACCTTCAACCAGCGCCGGGCGAACGGCATGCAAACGTAAATCTGATCCAACGGTTTTTTCCGCCACGGCGATTTGTTCCGCCAGAGGCTGTGGCTCGCCCACTGAATCCGTGTGGAGCGCGTGCCGGTAGAGTGCGTTTTCCAGCTGTGGGGTCGCCACATACAGCGTTCCGGTCAGCGCGGCGAAGAAGATAAACGGGCCGACAAACAGCCCAACGTAGAAATGAAGGCGACGCAGCAGGTTTCCCCATGCCGCGCGCGAGGTGCAGGTAGTCATACTTTTCCTTTTTAAGGCAAAAAGTTATCGATATTTTTTAAAGGGATAAAGCAGACTGCCGCGGCGGCGCGCGGGTATCAGGGTAAAGCCAGGGGAAAAAGTGCCAGTGGCTGACCGCCTGGCGCGGCGGCTTAACGCGAAGCCTTTGCAGCACCACGCTGAGCAGGACGATGAGCGCCAGCATCACGCCAGGGACATGCGCTAACAGCACGCAGTAGCCGCACGCTTCTGCATGGTCGACAGGCATCGCGTGCGGCATATCGCCGTGATGCTCGTCCATCGACATCATGCTCATGTCATGATGCATGCCCGGCATGGTGCTCATGGGATCTTTCTGCAAGGAGACGGAGATAAGCGGCGCCACCACGATCAGCAGGATCGCAAACAGCGCGGTCAATGCCGCTGCGCGTTTCCGGTTAGGCTGATGCTGTAAGTTATCCACTTCCCCTCCATTCAAGAGGCGAGCATTGTAAATGATTTATGACGAAAGGGTTAACGCGAGAGGTGCGCAGGGATAAAAAAAGGGCCAGCCTTTCGGCCAGCCCTTTCTAACAGGATGTCGCTTAAGCGAATCTTAGTTAAGACGCTCTTTAATACGAGCAGACTTACCGGTACGCTCACGCAGGTAGTACAGTTTAGCTTTACGTACAGCACCACGACGTTTAACAGCAATGCTGTCAACTACCGGAGAGTGAGTCTGGAAGACACGCTCAACGCCTTCGCCGTTGGAAATTTTACGAACAGTGAATGCAGAGTGCAGACCGCGGTTACGAATAGCGATAACCACGCCCTCGAATGCCTGCAGACGTTTTTTGGAACCTTCAACAACCCATACTTTCACTTCCACGGTGTCACCTGGACGGAAGGAAGGTACGTCCTGCTTCATCTGCTCTTGTTCAAGTTGCTTAATAATGTTGCTCATAATTTAATCTCTTATCCTGGGTAAACTGATATTCGGGAGCGTATTACGCATTCCCATCATGTTCATGCTGCTGGTGCGCGTGTTCAGTTTTGAACTCGGCCAGCAACTTTGCTTGCTCTTCAGTCAGAGCCAGGTTTTCCAGAAGTTCAGGTCTTCTAAGCCAGGTTCGGCCCAGCGACTGCTTCAAACGCCAGCGACGTATCTCGGCATGGTTTCCAGACAGTAACACCGCCGGTACTTCCATCCCTTCTAACACTTCAGGACGAGTATAGTGTGGACAATCCAGCAACCCATCGGCAAAGGAATCTTCCGTTGCCGAAGCTTCATGGCCCAGAACCCCCGGAATGAACCGGGCAACGGAGTCAATCAGCGTCATTGCGGGTAACTCACCACCGCTGAGAACGTAATCGCCGATAGACCATTCTTCGTCAATCTCGGTTTGAATTACGCGCTCATCTATCCCTTCGTAGCGTCCACAGACCAGAATCAGTTTTTGATTCGTCGCCAGTTCGCTCACGCCCGCTTGATCAAGCTTGCGTCCCTGAGGTGACAGATAAATCACCTTTGCGCCTTCACCTGCCGCGGCTTTTGCTGTGTGAATGGCGTCCCGTAAGGGTTGCACCATCATTAGCATCCCCGGTCCGCCGCCGTAAGGACGATCGTCCACGGTACGGTGCCGGTCATGAGTAAAGTCACGAGGACTCCAGCTCTGGATGCTCAGCAGGCCATTCTTTAC from Enterobacter sp. JBIWA008 carries:
- a CDS encoding DUF2799 domain-containing protein; the encoded protein is MRSIALALLSLFLTGCQINPYTFQPDWTSPSWFDAGKEDAMNGLPVKDNQTLADSFNDTHVDRSEYLRGYADGQKKVCEEGFIHAWGLAGKSFPASCDTTENAAKLRASWQKGMDESMRSSRLN
- the trmD gene encoding tRNA (guanosine(37)-N1)-methyltransferase TrmD, yielding MWIGIISLFPEMFRAITDYGVTGRAVKNGLLSIQSWSPRDFTHDRHRTVDDRPYGGGPGMLMMVQPLRDAIHTAKAAAGEGAKVIYLSPQGRKLDQAGVSELATNQKLILVCGRYEGIDERVIQTEIDEEWSIGDYVLSGGELPAMTLIDSVARFIPGVLGHEASATEDSFADGLLDCPHYTRPEVLEGMEVPAVLLSGNHAEIRRWRLKQSLGRTWLRRPELLENLALTEEQAKLLAEFKTEHAHQQHEHDGNA
- a CDS encoding YfiR family protein, whose translation is MWRILVRNLFLISFFRLTLVLTLFLMMGPAAAGTLTETDKSVRSIVSGIVSYTRWPSLSGQPRLCVYATSHYTHALSGDEGHNELPYTPVIVRNDREALAATCDAIYFGSESPAKQLELISQYQGRALLLISEQNPECVIGSAFCLIIDRGQVRFSVNLDALTRSGVRVNPDVLMLARNKQHG
- the dgcN gene encoding diguanylate cyclase DgcN, with translation MDKDFTSTPRPTFKRTLRRNSMISVIITMTLIWLLLCFASVVTLKQYAQKNLELTGATMSHSLEASLVFNDSLAANETLAALGKQGQFAVAEVINAHKKRFAYWSWNPEDNNDTLGALVSRWLFPVPIAQPVMHNGATIGEIRLTARDSLIGHFIWTSFAVLTGCILFAAVVALIITQSLHHGMVTALQNITDVVHDVRTNRNFSRRVKDGRIEEFHQFGEDFNSLLDEMEEWQLKLQAKNAQLLRTAMHDPLTGLANRAAFRNSISALMNDPSAKTNSALLFLDGDNFKFINDTWGHAAGDCVLIEVASRMMEFGDKRHQSYRLGGDEFAMVLYGVHSELEVQHICAALSQQFIRPFDLHNGQKASMSLSIGFALAWENASVEALLERADRNMYQVKNQRTKTIS
- the rplS gene encoding 50S ribosomal protein L19; this translates as MSNIIKQLEQEQMKQDVPSFRPGDTVEVKVWVVEGSKKRLQAFEGVVIAIRNRGLHSAFTVRKISNGEGVERVFQTHSPVVDSIAVKRRGAVRKAKLYYLRERTGKSARIKERLN
- a CDS encoding PepSY-associated TM helix domain-containing protein, giving the protein MTTCTSRAAWGNLLRRLHFYVGLFVGPFIFFAALTGTLYVATPQLENALYRHALHTDSVGEPQPLAEQIAVAEKTVGSDLRLHAVRPALVEGETTRVMFADPKLGPSENRAIFIDPVSLAVLGDLTVYGTSGILPLRQTIDYLHTSLMLGDIGRLYSELAASWMWVAALGGIVLWFYTRPKRRINNRFQNRRRVHVTLGWSLLGGMLLFSATGLTWSQWAGGNVDKLRAEMNWLTPQVNTTLSGQHEIVDEHAEHRGHHGGMMMPEMAMDLTRFDGVLSAARNAGIDANRLEIRPAKTADRGWTVTEIDRSWPTQVDAVAVDPHTMQVLDRTRFEDFPLMAKLTRWGVDFHMGILFGLVNQLLLVAFGLALCVLIIWGYRMWWMRRPAQSAVSPVQTLCQSWLALSGWGRGVTLIISVLLGLALPVMGVSLALFVLVDWLRWRAAARVTLAESSAK
- a CDS encoding DUF2946 domain-containing protein, with protein sequence MDNLQHQPNRKRAAALTALFAILLIVVAPLISVSLQKDPMSTMPGMHHDMSMMSMDEHHGDMPHAMPVDHAEACGYCVLLAHVPGVMLALIVLLSVVLQRLRVKPPRQAVSHWHFFPWLYPDTRAPPRQSALSL
- a CDS encoding OmpA family protein, whose translation is MLKRYFAPLVLASLVLAGCQSPPEGKFTPEQIAAMKSYGFNELNGDWSLGMSDTILFAKNDARLRSESETQIQSMASRLAETGLTHARMDGHTDNYGEESYNEALSLKRANAVAEAWSKGANIPRSNLTTRGLGQKYPVASNSTPQGRAENRRVAVVISTP